In one window of Gouania willdenowi chromosome 8, fGouWil2.1, whole genome shotgun sequence DNA:
- the csf3b gene encoding colony stimulating factor 3 (granulocyte) b, translating into MDSRTGLLLLFLLRVVGSAPLESDDLSVLRETAQRAQTLVEKILSDVPQVHRSVVTAEGLSLDPPSLSSLQTMVASLGIPPPPVLKPLSEHFSLEESVSRMLSGVHVLEQLLLVLSEQVFGLTELQADLRDLLTHLTKMTTATQIKGFEQTSMSHLSSRLHGDYEVQVAAHVTLTQLRFFCRDLIRSLRAVATYKPSSSDENACVGGAMLGCWISQRGA; encoded by the exons ATGGACTCACGCACAG gtctcctcctccttttccttcTACGTGTCGTTGGTTCCGCTCCGTTAGAATCAGACGATCTGTCGGTGCTCAGAGAAACCGCACAGCGAGCTCAGACTCTGGTGGAGAAAATCCTCTCTGACGTTCCTCAAGTTCATCGCTCGGTCGTCACCGCTGAG GGCCTGAGCCTGGACCCCCCCTCCCTCAGCTCTCTACAGACCATGGTTGCGTCCTTAGGCATCCCCCCTCCCCCCGTCCTCAAACCACTGTCAGAGCACTTCTCATTG GAGGAGAGTGTGTCCCGTATGCTGTCTGGGGTCCATGTTCTAGAGCAGCTGCTGCTGGTTCTCTCAGAGCAAGTGTTTGGACTCACGGAGCTTCAGGCCGACCTCAGAGACCTGCTCACACACCTGACCAAG ATGACGACGGCGACTCAGATCAAAGGATTCGAACAAACATCCATGTCACATTTATCATCTCGTCTTCACGGAGATTACGAGGTTCAGGTCGCCGCCCACGTGACGCTCACGCAACTCcgcttcttctgcagagacctGATCCGCAGCCTGCGGGCCGTGGCCACCTACAAGCCGTCCTCA
- the psmd3 gene encoding 26S proteasome non-ATPase regulatory subunit 3, whose translation MKETAAKRRARDKDSKAEKPKEAKEPELQDVEMSEENTSPAAKPPREQDSLTLDDIKEHVKQIEKAVSGKEPRFVLRALRALPSTSRRLNANVLNKAFTGFFTNNAVTREFLLGFLEEPMETTDGDFQFRPRTGKAANTPLLPEVEAYLQLLLVVHLTNTKRYTEAQKVSDDLLQKIGSKNRRALDLVAAKCYYYHARVYEFQNQLDTIRSFLHTRLRTATLRHDADGQAVLLNLLLRNYLEFNLYDQAEKLVSKSVFPELANNNEWARYLYYTGRIKAIQLEYTEARRTLTNALRKAPQHTAVGFKQTVHKLLIVVELLLGEIPDRLQFRQPSLKRSLMPYFLLTQAVRTGNLSKFNQVLDQFGEKFQTDGTYTLIIRLRHNVIKTGVRMISLSYSRISLADIAQKLQLDSPEDAEFIVAKAIRDGVIEASINHEKGFVQSKETMDIYGTREPQLAFHQRISFCLDIHNMSVKAMRFPPKAYNKDLESAEERREREQQDLEFAKEMAEDDDDSFP comes from the exons ATGAAGGAGACCGCAGCTAAGCGCCGAGCCCGGGACAAAGACTCCAAGGCCGAGAAGCCAAAGGAGGCGAAGGAGCCGGAGCTCCAGGACGTGGAGATGTCGGAGGAAAACACCAGCCCAGCGGCCAAACCTCCCCGAGAGCAGGACAGCCTGACCCTGGACG ACATCAAAGAGCACGTGAAGCAGATTGAGAAAGCCGTGTCGGGGAAGGAGCCGCGCTTCGTGCTGCGCGCCCTGCGAGCACTGCCGTCCACCAGCCGTCGCCTCAACGCCAACGTGTTGAACAAAGCCTTCACTGGGTTTTTCACCAACAACGCCGTCACCAGAGAGTTCCTGCTGGGCTTCCTGGAGGAG CCGATGGAGACGACAGATGGAGACTTCCAGTTCCGTCCTCGTACGGGGAAGGCAGCCAACACTCCTCTGCTGCCCGAGGTGGAGGCTTATCTTCAGCTGCTGCTGGTGGTTCATCTGACCAACACCAAGAGATACACAGAG GCTCAGAAAGTATCTGACGACCTGCTGCAGAAGATTGGCTCCAAAAACCGCAGAGCTCTGGATCTGGTTGCGGCAAAATGTTACTATTACCACGCCAGAGTGTATGAGTTCCAGAACCAGCTGGACACCATccgcag CTTTCTGCACACTCGTCTGCGCACAGCAACGCTGCGTCATGACGCTGACGGTCAGGCCGTGCTCCTCAACCTGCTGCTAAGGAACTACCTGGAGTTCAACCTTTACGACCAGGCCGAGAAGCTTGTGTCCAAGTCTGTGTTCCCTGAGCTCGCCAACAACAACGAGTGGGCCCGCTACCTCTACTACACag gGAGGATCAAAGCCATTCAGCTGGAATACACTGAGGCTCGCAGGACTCTCACCAACGCCCTGAGGAAAGCTCCACAACACACAGCAGTGGGCTTCAAACAAACC GTTCATAAGCTGTTGATTGTGGTGGAGCTTCTTCTTGGAGAGATTCCTGACAGACTCCAGTTCAGACAACCTTCACTCAAACGCTCCCTAATGCCCTACTTCCTGCTGACTCAGG CGGTGAGAACAGGAAACTTGTCTAAGTTCAATCAGGTGTTGGATCAGTTCGGGGAGAAGTTTCAGACTGACGGGACGTACACACTCATCATCCGCCTCAGACACAACGTCATCAAGACAG gtgtgagGATGATCAGTCTGTCCTACTCTCGTATCTCTCTGGCTGACATCGCTCAGAAGCTACAGCTGGACAGTCCTGAGGACGCTGAGTTCATTGTTGCTAAG GCGATCCGTGACGGTGTGATCGAGGCCAGCATCAACCATGAGAAAGGATTTGTTCAGTCCAAGGAGACGATGGACATCTACGGTACCAGAGAACCTCAGCTGGCCTTTCACCAGAGGATCTCCTTCTGCCTGGACATACACAACATGTCTGTGAAG GCCATGAGGTTTCCTCCTAAAGCTTACAACAAAGACTTGGAGTCAGcagag GAGCGGCGGGAGCGTGAGCAGCAGGATTTGGAGTTTGCCAAAGAAATGGCTGAAGATGATGACGACAGTTTCCCatga
- the LOC114468411 gene encoding leucine-rich repeat-containing protein 3C-like, translating to MLHLLLLLLLPDIVMTSSRRLPPPPPPRRRDSQVLNIRLCPQQRMPTVGLTVRCSNLRLTKIPAGLSNRTTRLFLDHNLITSLSSGSFAHLRLLAELDLSHNQLSFLEAGCFSGLAASLRHLDLSSNQLSALDPAVFSGLKVHANLTLNIWNCDCSMQMSMTQLDLDFSSLEEVICRTSDLPNLGAVGVSLVSLVEDWDLCGSVKRSPDVLSLVTMLLWFLGLLLCFFYYIHQNTVVARRHFDYLQFLQTRELFHMFSPQ from the exons atgctccacctcctcctgctgcttttACTCCCTGACatagtgatgacatcatcacgcCGTCTGCCGCCGCCGCCACCACCTAGGCGTCGTGACAGCCAAGTGTTAAACATCAGGTTGTGTCCCCAACAAAGGATGCCGACTGTAGGTCTGACGGTTCGCTGCTCCAACCTCCGACTGACCAAG ATACCGGCCGGCCTGTCCAATCGAACCACTCGTCTCTTTCTAGACCATAACCTGATCACCTCTCTGTCCTCGGGCTCCTTTGCTCACCTCCGCCTGTTGGCTGAACTGGACCTCTCACACAACCAG CTCTCCTTTTTAGAAGCCGGTTGTTTTAGTGGATTGGCTGCCTCGTTACGTCACTTGGACCTGTCGTCCAATCAGCTGTCTGCGTTGGACCCAGCAGTGTTCAGCGGTTTGAAGGTTCACGCAAACCTGACGCTCAACATCTGGAACTGTGACTGCAGCATGCAG ATGTCAATGACCCAGTTGGACTTGGACTTTTCTTCGCTGGAGGAGGTCATTTGTAGGACTTCAGACCTTCCAAACCTGG GAGCTGTGGGGGTGTCACTGGTCTCACTGGTGGAGGACTGGGACCTGTGTGGCTCTGTGAAGAGGAGCCCTGATGTTCTGAGCCTGGTCACCATGCTGCTGTGGTTTCTGGGGCTCCTGCTGTGCTTCTTCTACTACATCCATCAGAACACAGTGGTGGCTCGCAGACACTTCGACTACCTTCAGTTCCTGCAGACCAGAGAGCTGTTCCATATGTTctctccacagtga